TGACCGTCTCGGCATCGACCCCGAGAAATACAACGTCAACGGCGGCGCCATCTCCATCGGCCACCCGTTCGGCATGACCGGCGCACGCTGCACCGGCTCCATCCTGCTCGAAGGCCAGCGCCGCAAAGCAAAGTGGGGCGTTGTCACCATGTGCATCGGCGGCGGCATGGGCGCAGCCGGCCTGTTCGAATTCTACAACTGATCTGACCCTGACTTCGGTCAAACTGAAAAGGGCGGCTCGTAAGGGCCGCCCTTTTCTCATGCGTATGTGAAGCCGCGCTGCCTTCTAGATGCCGCAGTACCGTGGCAATGAAATGACCAGTTCCTGGAGCTTTCGCATGTCCCCGCGCGCCCTTTTCAGCTTGTCCGCCCTCGTCCTGATTGCAGCGTGCGAAGCGCCAGACGTCACCGAAAACACCGTCGCGGCGCCCGAAGCCGCGCCGTCCGAGTCCGCCGCAAACGTGAAGGCCACGAAGTTCCTGACCGCGAATGAAACACCGCCCCAGAGCGCAGCCGACACCAAGGGCGACGGCGTTTATCGCGACGCCGAAGGCCGCCCGTTCGCCTATGCCCTGCTGGGCCAGAAGCTGCCTGCCTTCACTGCGCCGATGTCCGACGGCCGTACGTTTGACTCAACGGCGTTGAACCGCTGGACGGTGATCGATGTCTGGGGCGCCTGGTGCAGCGACTGCGTTGCAGACGGGCCGTATGTCGCCGCTCTCGAACGCGCGATTGCCCAGGATCCGGATCTCGATTTCCTGTCGATCCATGTGCCCGCCAGCGCGGCGCGGGCGACGCCGGAAGAGATGTTCGGAAAATACGGATCACTCGATGCCTATTTCGCCTCGGCCGGCTATTCATTCCCGGTGGTCATCGACACGGACGCCAGCGTCCGCGATGCCCTGCAGATCAGCTGGACGCCAAGCTACCTGCTCGTCTCCCCGGACGGCATCGTGCGCGGCTTTCGCACCGATCTTTCGGTGGTCGAAGACCAGCCCGTCAAAAGCTTCATCAAGGACATTGCGCGGGTACGCGGCGAAGTACGCGATGCGACCCGCCGCACGATCTCGGCGGCCGGCGTTGCGTCCCTGGACGCTGACACGGCGTTTACCGTCTCGGCCGTGGAAAAGGCTTTCCCGGACTTCGATGTCATTCCCATCGTAGATCCTGAAAGCGGCGCATCGAGCTTCGAAATCCGCCCGGACGGGAGCGAAGCGGCCCGCTTCATTGTGGAGTCGGACTGGTCACGCGGATACGTGGCCATCGTGAGCAGCCGGTCGGGCGATGTGCATGGACCGCTTGGTGAAAAGATCGGGGCAGCCCGCTTCGCCGAACTGCCGCTTGAAAAGCGCGCGCTGTGCGCCGATCCATTGCCCGCCAATGGCGGTCATGAATTCACCTGCCCGGACCCCG
The genomic region above belongs to Acidobacteriota bacterium and contains:
- a CDS encoding TlpA family protein disulfide reductase; its protein translation is MSPRALFSLSALVLIAACEAPDVTENTVAAPEAAPSESAANVKATKFLTANETPPQSAADTKGDGVYRDAEGRPFAYALLGQKLPAFTAPMSDGRTFDSTALNRWTVIDVWGAWCSDCVADGPYVAALERAIAQDPDLDFLSIHVPASAARATPEEMFGKYGSLDAYFASAGYSFPVVIDTDASVRDALQISWTPSYLLVSPDGIVRGFRTDLSVVEDQPVKSFIKDIARVRGEVRDATRRTISAAGVASLDADTAFTVSAVEKAFPDFDVIPIVDPESGASSFEIRPDGSEAARFIVESDWSRGYVAIVSSRSGDVHGPLGEKIGAARFAELPLEKRALCADPLPANGGHEFTCPDPAAPEQFTRVYRLEGGADSADRPNGDALLVELRFAPEVP